CGTGCGCAGCCGTTCGACGGCCGCCGACCGACTGTCGTCGTCACGGGCACCCACCAGCACGCGGAGGCCCCGGGCGCCGAGGCCCTCGGCGATCGCGTACCCGATGCCCTTGTTCGCGCCCGTCACCAGCGCGGTGGTCCTGTCGTTCGTGGCTGTCGTGGCTGTCGTGGCTGTTGCGTCGTCGTGCTCGTCCATGACCCGATCGTCGGTCCGAGCAGGTCGCTGTGTCCAACACCAATCCGGTCATCGGTGGTACCCCACGGGTATCACCGGGCGTACGCTCTGGACGTGGACGACGTCGAGACCCGCGAGCTCCGGTACTTCCTGGCCGTGGCGGAGGAGCGACACTTCGGACGAGCAGCGCTCCGACTCGGGATGGCGCAGCCGCCGTTGTCGCGTGCGATCCGGCAGCTCGAGGCGCGGATCGGCGTGCAGCTCTTCGACCGCGATCGACGTGGCGTGCGCCTGACCCCGGCGGGTGAGGTGCTCCTCCGTGACGCTCCTGCCGCCCTCGACAGCGTGCGCGCGGCCGTCCGGCGGGCACGCCGCGCGGGTGCTCCGGAGCGGCGGCTCGTGCTCGCGACGAAGGCCGGATCGTCGCACGCGTTCCTGCAGTCCCTGCTCGACACACACCAGGCCGCCGTCGACGCCGGTGTCCCAGACGCCGTCCCGATCGACGTCGAGCTGTGCGAGATCGGCGAGCAGGCGGGGCTCCTGCTCGACGGTACGGCGGACGTCGCGGTGATGCACCGTCCGTTCGACGACTTCACCGGCATCGAGTCCGTCGACCTGCACTCCGAGCCGCAGGTCGCGATCGTGCCGTCGTCGCACCCGCTCGCCGCACGCCGCTCGCTGACGATGGCGGAGGTGTCGTCCGTACCCGATCTCCCGATCGCCCGGTGGCCCCTCGCCGACTGGAGCTACCCGCCGGGTCCGGGCCCGGAGGTGCACTCGCAGTCGCAGCTCGCCCAGCTCGTCGCCCTCGGCCGCACGCTCCTCGTCATCCCCCGGTCGAGCCGTGCGTGGCAGTGGCCGGAGCACTCCGCGGTGCCCGTGCTCGATGCGCCGATCGCCACGACCGTGCTCGGCTGGCCCGAGGGGCGGCGCACACCGGAGGTCGACCAGCTCGTCGCGACGGCGCTCCGGATCGAGGACGACTCCGAGGCCGCGACCGCCTGAGCCGGCGCGTACAGCGGGCGCAGATCAGGCCCAGAGCCGCTCGACCGGCACGGCGTGCCCGAGGACCCGCTCGGCCGCACGGTGCCCCGAGCACAGCGCTGCCGACACCGTCGCCGGGTCGTCCGTCCACGTGGCCTCGCCAGCCAGGTGCAGCACGCCGTCGATCGGCTCCGCGAGGTCGTCGTGGTCGGCAGTGGTCGACCCCGGCAGCATGTGCGCGTAGGACCCGAGCGCCCACGGGTCGTCCTGCCACGCGGTCACGAGCACCGAGGTCGGCGCGGCCACCCGGTCGCCGTACAGCCGTCGCAGCTGGTCGAGCACCGACGCGGCGACCCGCTCGGCGGACCACCCGCGGATCGCCCGCCCCGCCGGCCCCGCCGCGAACGTCAGCAGCGTCGGCTCGCCGTCGATCCGGGTGAGGTCGTACCAGGAGTGCCACCACGATCCCTCGGGACCGAGCTGGCGGACCGCGTACACGTCCTCGTCCCAGAACCGCTCCGGGAACCGCAGCACCACCTTCTCGAAGGCGTTCATCCGTAGGTGGCCGAGGGCCTCCCGGTGTCGATCAGGAAGCGGCGGGTCGAACGTGATCGTGCCCGCTTGCAGCACACCGACGGGCACGGTCACGACCGCGCTGCCCGCGGCGAACGGCGTGGAGCGTGCGCCGTCGTCGACCGTGACGACGACCCCTCCGAGACCGCGCGACACCGCGGTGACGGTGTGCCCGAGCCGAACGTCGAGCCCCTCGGCGAGGTGCGCCGGCAGCTCGTCGTACCCGTGCGGGAACACGACCTCGTCACCCTCGATGGTGTCGTCGTCGAGGCCGTGCGCCGCCAGCTCGTCCGCGCCCACCCCGTACTGCTCCTCGCTGCGGTGCTCGAGGTGTTCGCGGACCCGCTCGGCGCGTTCGGCGTCCCACCCCTGCGCGGCCACCGCCCGTTCGACGACCATGCGGTACGAGTCCGCCGGGGCCGACACCGCGATGACGTCCACGAGGGTCCGGTCGACGGCGTGCACGTCGTCGGCGAACCGTACGGCCTCGGCGTCGGACACACGGCGGCCGTCCGGCGCGTGGTACGCGATCGGACGGCCGTCCACCTGGTAGCCGCCGACGGTGAACTCCACGGTCGGCAGCCCGAACGCCCGCACCGCGTCCGCGACCGCGCTGCCGTCGATCCCGTGGATCCACGACGCCCCGCGGTCGGTGACCTGCCCGCCGGTCCGCTCGGTGTGCACCCGCCCGCCGACACGGTCGCGCGCCTCGAGCACCACGACCCGGCGCCCGGCGTCCTGCAGCAGCCGTGCCGCGGTGAGCCCGGCCACCCCCGCACCCACCACGACGACGTCCCACGAGGCGGTTCCCACGCTGGTGCTCCTCTCGGCGGCGGATCACGATCATCACAGGGTAGTGCGGATCCCGTCGCGAGGCGCTAGTTTCAGTGCTCGGATGCACGGTGCAGTGGATCCTCGGCGACGGATTTCGTCGCGTGACACATCCGAGAGGTGGCTGGTCATGCGGGACGGCGGAGTGGTGACTGCGGCCACCGACACGACGGCGGTCGACAAGGGCCTCCGGACGGGCGCGCTCGGCCTGTTCGGCAGCGTCGTCATGGGCATCTCGTCCACGGCGCCGGCGTACAGCCTGGCTGCGAGCCTCGGCCTGGTGGTCGCGAGCGGCGGGGCGCTGCTCGCGGGCGTCAAGGCGCCGGCGATCATGCTGCTCGCGTTCATCCCGATGTGGATGATCGCCGTGGCCTACCAGGAGCTCAACAAGGAGGACCCGGACTGCGGCACGACCTTCACGTGGGCGACCCGGGCGTTCGGGGCGGTCACGGGGTGGCTCGGCGGCTGGGGCATCATCGCCGCGGACATCATCGTGATGGCGAACCTCGCGCAGATCGCCGGCTCGTACGGGTACACCTTCGTCGGGGTGATGACGAACGACCAGGCGATCAGCGCGCTGGGGAGCAGCACCCTCTGGTCGACGGTGGCCGGCGTGCTCTGGATCGCCGTGATGACCTTCATCTGCTACGTCGGCGTCGAGGTCTCGGCTCGCCTGCAGTACGTGCTGCTCGGCGTCGAGGTGCTGGTCCTCGTGATGTTCGCGTCGGTCGCCCTGGTCCGGGTCGGCACCGGCCACGGCGTCGACGGATCGATCACCCCGTCGCTCAGCTGGCTCTGGCCGAGCGGCATGGACTTCGGGTCCGTGATCGCGCCCGCCATGCTCACCGCGATCTTCATCTACTGGGGCTGGGACACCGCGGTGTCGCTCAACGAGGAGACGAAGGACCCTGAGAAGACCCCCGGTCGCGCCGCGGTCATCAGCACCGTGCTGCTGCTCGTGATCTACGCGCTGGTGTCCATCGCCGCGATCGCGTTCGCCGGGGTCGGCACGAAGGGCATCGGCCTCGGGTCGCAGACCAACGCGGACGACGTGTTCTCGGCCATCGGCCCCACGCTCTTCGGCGACTCGTTCATCGGGCACGCCGCGATGGCACTGCTCGCGTTCTCGATCCTGACCTCTGCGTCGGCGTCCACCCAGACGACGATCCTGCCCACCGCCCGCACCGCGCTCTCGATGGCCGCGTACAAGGCACTGCCGACCCAGTTCGCCCGGATCCACAAGCGGTTCCTGACCCCGACGTGGTCGACGGTCGGCATGGGCCTCGCGTCCATCGGGTTCTACGTGCTCTTCACCGTCATCTCGACGAACCTGCTCACCGCCCTCATCGGGTCGGTCGGCCTGATGATCGCGTTCTACTACGGCCTCACCGGGTTCGCGTGCGTGTGGGTGTACCGGCGGACCCTGTTCTCGAGCGTCCGGAACGCCGTCATGCGCGGCCTGGTTCCCCTCGCCGGCGGGATCGTCCTCGCCGTGACGTTCGTCTACGGCCTCGTGCAGTTCGCTCAGCCCGACTGGCTGCAGGACGACGCCGGCCACGACGTCACCATCCTCGGGATCGGAGCGGTCGCGGTGGTCGGGATCGGCGCGATCCTGATCGGCGTCGTGCTCATGGTGGTGTGGTGGCTGCGGTCGCCCGACTTCTTCGCGGGCCGGACGCTCACGGCCCGGACCCCCGTGCTCGTGCTCGACACCCCCGAGGGCCTCCCGACGATGGGTCTGCCGGACTCCGGCCGCGAGCCGACGGTCATCGCGCCGGACATGTCGAACCTGCCGACCGGCAGCATCGCCGTGGACGAGGAGACGGGCAAGCGCTTCCAGCGGACGCGCTCACGTCGCGACGACCGTCGCGACGGCTGAGGTCCGAGCACTGCACGTCCGCCCCGCGGCCGACGTGACCGCCTGACGCACTGGAGGCCCGGTACCAGCTGGTACCGGGCCTCCAGGCCGTCGTGTGGCCACCCCTGATCCCCGGCGACCGCAGGTGGGCCGGTCGCCCGGCCCACCCGACGACGTCAGCGCGCGGTGCGCGCGCCGATGCGCGGGACGACGAGGCCGAGGACGACCATCGCGACCGCGAGGATGAGGTGCAGCACGTTGTCCGCGCTGTTCAGCGGCACGAAGTTCGCGCCGGTCGCCATGCCTGCCGTGAACAGGCCGTAGATGAAGACGACGAAGTAGACGATGCCGCCGATCACGAGGTAGTTCCGCGAGCCGACGTGGGAGCGGGCGGCGACGACGCCGACGACGCCGAAGAGCAGGTGCACGATGTTGTGCAGGACGGAGACCTGGAAGACGCCGACGAGCAGGGCCATCGAGCCGTGGCCGGCCATCGACATCGAGCCCATGTCCATCGTGAGGCCCGGGATGAAGCCGGCGATGCCGACGAGCAGGAACACGACGCCGAACAGCAGCGCGACCTTCTGGGTCAGCGTGGCTGCGAAGCCGGTGCGGGCGGGGGAGGTGTGTGCGGTCATGGTGCGGTCCTTCCGAACGGTGGGTTCGAACTCGATGGGCCCGAGGCGGAGATCGCCACGGAACTGTCCCAGTCGCACAGGTTCTTCGGAGCGGACCATCCGGTGGTTTGGAGGGGCTCGTGCGAACTCCTGCCGTGCCGGCTGCTGCTCCGTCGTGCTCCAGGTGTGCTGTGCCGGTCCAGCCTGCACGTTGCCTGTGGACCCGGTTCGGGTCACTGCGCTCGGCGGACTGGCCCCCCTCCTTCTGGGGGTGCGTGGCTCGGACCAGATCTCCGTCGTGCGGGGGACGCGCGTGGCCTGAGCGTCCCCCTAGCGTTGGCTGCGTGATCGAAGTCGAGCACCTCACCAAGCACTACGGCCAGAAGATCGCCGTGAACGACGTCTCGTTCGTCGTCCGACCCGGGAGCGTCACCGGCTTCCTCGGGCCGAACGGCGCGGGCAAGTCCACGACGATGCGCATGATCATGGGCCTCGACCGCCCCACCTCGGGGAGGGCGATCGTCAACGGCGCGCCCTACCGCAGCTTCTCCGACCCGCTCCGGCAGGTCGGGGCGCTGCTCGAGGCGAAGGCGGTCCACTCCGGGCGGAGCGCCTACAACCACCTGCTCGCACTCGCGGCGACGCACGGCATCCCGAAGGCCCGGGTGCACGAGGTCATCGACATGACCGGCCTCGACGCGGTCGCGAAGAAGCGCGTCGGTGGGTTCTCGCTCGGCATGGGGCAGCGCCTCGGCATCGCGGCGGCACTGCTCGGTGACCCGAAGACCCTGATCCTCGACGAGCCGGTCAACGGCCTCGACCCCGACGGCGTCCTCTGGGTCCGCCAGCTCGCCCGCCGCATGGCCGCCGACGGCCGCACCGTGTTCCTCTCCAGCCACCTCATGAGCGAGATGGCGCAGACGGCCGACCGTGTCGTCGTGCTCGGTCGCGGCCGGGTGCTCGCCGACGCCCCGATCGCCGAGTTCGTCGCGGGAGGTGGCAACGGAGGCGGCAACCGCGTGCTCGTCCGGACGCCCGCGCCCGACCAGCTCTTCGGCGCGATCGGCTCCGCCGCGTCCGCCATCACCCCGCGCGAGGACGGCGCCTTCGTGGTCGTCGGCCCCGACGCGCAGCGCATCGGCGACGTCGCCGCACAGGTCGGCGCACCGATCCACGAGCTCACCCCGATGGGCGCCAGCCTCGAGGAGGCCTACATGGCACTCACCCGCGACGACGTCGAGTACCGATCGGAGGGCGTCCGATGAGCGCCGTCACCATGCCCCGCTCCACGAGCCTCTCCTTCCCGCGCCTCGTCCGGAGCGAGTGGATCAAGCTGCGCAGCATCCGGTCGACGGTCTGGTGCTACGCCATCGTCGTCGTCCTGACCCTCGCGATGGCCTCCCTGCTCGGCGCCGTCGACACCGGCGTCCAGCGTGGTGCACCGACCGCCGTGGCGAACGAGCTCATCGTGCAGGTCAGCGCCGCCAGTGTGTCGCTGACCGCGCTCGTCGTCGGGGTCCTCGGCGTGCTCATCATCACGGGGGAGTACGGCACCGGGCAGATCCGGTCCACCTTCACCGCGGACCCCGGGCGCACCGGCGTCGTGCTCGCGAAGGCGTTCGTCCTCGCGCTGACGACCTTCGTGGTCAGCGCCGTCGCCACCTGGATCGGCGTCGCGATCACCACCGCGCTGCAGGCCGATCGGGACATCCGCCCCGACCTCGCGGACCCGGCGGTGTTCATGCCGATCCTCGGCTCGTCGGTGTACGTGACGCTCGTCGCGCTCCTGGCGTTCGGCATCGGACTCCTCGTGCGGTCGAGCGCGGGCGGCATCGCCATCACGCTCGGCATCCTGCTCGTCCTGCCGACGATCGTGCAGATCATCGGCGGGCTGACCAACCAGCAGTGGATCATGGACGCCTCGCAGTTCCTGCCGTCCTCCGCCGGGGCGCAGCTGTACACGTTCGACTCGGGTGCGCAGCAGGGCGACGGCCTGCACCTCGGCGGTTGGGGTGGTTTCGGGGTCCTCGCGGGCGAGGTGGTCGTGATCGGCGCGATCGCGCTCGCCGCGGCGCGGTCGCGCGACGTCTGACGACGTCGACGGACCGACGGGAGGCCCGGATCACGCGAGCAGGTCAGCTCACGTGGTCCGGGCCTCCCGCCGTCTCCCCGTCGCGGGACGGGCGTCAGCGGCGGCCGAGCAGGGCCGCGACGGCGTCGCGGAGGCGTGACGGGCGTCGGACCGTCAGCGGTACCGCGCGGGTGTGGTTCGGGAACGCGAGGTCGTGGAGCATGTTCCGCTTCGAGCCGTCCCAGTTCGCGAAGAGGTACGCGCCGCCGAACGAGGTGAGACTCCGGACGGGCGTGCGCTTCCAGTTCCGGGCGACGTAGTAGCCGGAGTGACCGGCGCTGATGTTGCGGATCACGGTGTCGACGTCGATGACGCTCGTGGTCGTGACGACGGCGGTGATGCCCGTGCGGTCGCGGGCGACGTACTCGATGCGGTGTTCGGACACGGGAAGCTCTTCGTGCTGGAGGGATCAGGGTGGGGACGCGGAACCGCCGTTGCTTCCGGGAGTCAAGGATACGTCCGACCCCGTCGGTGCGTCACGACCTGTGGATCATCTGTGCGGTTCCGCGCCGGGCGGACGATCCCGGGGAGCCCGAGCGGGGCGCGAGTCTCGCGATGCGGCGCGCGAGTCTCGCGGTGAGCGACACTCCTCGCGCTCATGGCCGCGAGGAGTGTCGCCGAGGCTGGTGGCAGGACGGGCAGGACGTGCAGCACCCCGCCGGACCGTCAGCGGGCGCGCTCGCGTCGGAGCGAGCGCAGCACGCGCATCAGGACGTCGAGCTTCACCTGCCCGGCCGTGTACGGGCGGCCGAGCGCCGTCCGGGGGAGGAACACGAGGACCCCG
This is a stretch of genomic DNA from Curtobacterium sp. 458. It encodes these proteins:
- a CDS encoding LysR family transcriptional regulator, giving the protein MDDVETRELRYFLAVAEERHFGRAALRLGMAQPPLSRAIRQLEARIGVQLFDRDRRGVRLTPAGEVLLRDAPAALDSVRAAVRRARRAGAPERRLVLATKAGSSHAFLQSLLDTHQAAVDAGVPDAVPIDVELCEIGEQAGLLLDGTADVAVMHRPFDDFTGIESVDLHSEPQVAIVPSSHPLAARRSLTMAEVSSVPDLPIARWPLADWSYPPGPGPEVHSQSQLAQLVALGRTLLVIPRSSRAWQWPEHSAVPVLDAPIATTVLGWPEGRRTPEVDQLVATALRIEDDSEAATA
- a CDS encoding NAD(P)/FAD-dependent oxidoreductase, translated to MGTASWDVVVVGAGVAGLTAARLLQDAGRRVVVLEARDRVGGRVHTERTGGQVTDRGASWIHGIDGSAVADAVRAFGLPTVEFTVGGYQVDGRPIAYHAPDGRRVSDAEAVRFADDVHAVDRTLVDVIAVSAPADSYRMVVERAVAAQGWDAERAERVREHLEHRSEEQYGVGADELAAHGLDDDTIEGDEVVFPHGYDELPAHLAEGLDVRLGHTVTAVSRGLGGVVVTVDDGARSTPFAAGSAVVTVPVGVLQAGTITFDPPLPDRHREALGHLRMNAFEKVVLRFPERFWDEDVYAVRQLGPEGSWWHSWYDLTRIDGEPTLLTFAAGPAGRAIRGWSAERVAASVLDQLRRLYGDRVAAPTSVLVTAWQDDPWALGSYAHMLPGSTTADHDDLAEPIDGVLHLAGEATWTDDPATVSAALCSGHRAAERVLGHAVPVERLWA
- a CDS encoding APC family permease; protein product: MRDGGVVTAATDTTAVDKGLRTGALGLFGSVVMGISSTAPAYSLAASLGLVVASGGALLAGVKAPAIMLLAFIPMWMIAVAYQELNKEDPDCGTTFTWATRAFGAVTGWLGGWGIIAADIIVMANLAQIAGSYGYTFVGVMTNDQAISALGSSTLWSTVAGVLWIAVMTFICYVGVEVSARLQYVLLGVEVLVLVMFASVALVRVGTGHGVDGSITPSLSWLWPSGMDFGSVIAPAMLTAIFIYWGWDTAVSLNEETKDPEKTPGRAAVISTVLLLVIYALVSIAAIAFAGVGTKGIGLGSQTNADDVFSAIGPTLFGDSFIGHAAMALLAFSILTSASASTQTTILPTARTALSMAAYKALPTQFARIHKRFLTPTWSTVGMGLASIGFYVLFTVISTNLLTALIGSVGLMIAFYYGLTGFACVWVYRRTLFSSVRNAVMRGLVPLAGGIVLAVTFVYGLVQFAQPDWLQDDAGHDVTILGIGAVAVVGIGAILIGVVLMVVWWLRSPDFFAGRTLTARTPVLVLDTPEGLPTMGLPDSGREPTVIAPDMSNLPTGSIAVDEETGKRFQRTRSRRDDRRDG
- a CDS encoding DUF4383 domain-containing protein, whose protein sequence is MTAHTSPARTGFAATLTQKVALLFGVVFLLVGIAGFIPGLTMDMGSMSMAGHGSMALLVGVFQVSVLHNIVHLLFGVVGVVAARSHVGSRNYLVIGGIVYFVVFIYGLFTAGMATGANFVPLNSADNVLHLILAVAMVVLGLVVPRIGARTAR
- a CDS encoding ABC transporter ATP-binding protein, with amino-acid sequence MIEVEHLTKHYGQKIAVNDVSFVVRPGSVTGFLGPNGAGKSTTMRMIMGLDRPTSGRAIVNGAPYRSFSDPLRQVGALLEAKAVHSGRSAYNHLLALAATHGIPKARVHEVIDMTGLDAVAKKRVGGFSLGMGQRLGIAAALLGDPKTLILDEPVNGLDPDGVLWVRQLARRMAADGRTVFLSSHLMSEMAQTADRVVVLGRGRVLADAPIAEFVAGGGNGGGNRVLVRTPAPDQLFGAIGSAASAITPREDGAFVVVGPDAQRIGDVAAQVGAPIHELTPMGASLEEAYMALTRDDVEYRSEGVR
- a CDS encoding ABC transporter permease, with protein sequence MSAVTMPRSTSLSFPRLVRSEWIKLRSIRSTVWCYAIVVVLTLAMASLLGAVDTGVQRGAPTAVANELIVQVSAASVSLTALVVGVLGVLIITGEYGTGQIRSTFTADPGRTGVVLAKAFVLALTTFVVSAVATWIGVAITTALQADRDIRPDLADPAVFMPILGSSVYVTLVALLAFGIGLLVRSSAGGIAITLGILLVLPTIVQIIGGLTNQQWIMDASQFLPSSAGAQLYTFDSGAQQGDGLHLGGWGGFGVLAGEVVVIGAIALAAARSRDV